Proteins encoded by one window of Vibrio rumoiensis:
- the dapF gene encoding diaminopimelate epimerase, producing MHFHFSKMHGLGNDFMVVDCITQNIFFSPDLIRRLADRHTGVGFDQLLVVEAPYDPETDFHYRIFNADGSEVEQCGNGARCFARFVRMKGLTNKYSINVSTKKGRMVLKVESLDSVTVNMGQPIFEPSKIPFKAKQAEKTYILRAGEHTLFCGAVSMGNPHVVTIVEDVESFDVDNIGPLMEGHERFPERVNAGFMQIIDRQNVKLRVYERGAGETQACGSGACAAVAIGIDQGVLDQEVTVQLPGGKLRIFWQGQGKPLYMTGPVAHVYDGQISC from the coding sequence ATGCATTTCCATTTTTCTAAAATGCACGGTTTGGGTAATGACTTTATGGTGGTCGATTGTATTACTCAAAACATCTTCTTTTCACCTGATTTGATCCGCCGTTTGGCCGATCGCCATACTGGTGTCGGTTTTGATCAATTATTGGTGGTAGAAGCGCCCTATGATCCAGAAACCGACTTTCATTACCGCATTTTTAATGCTGATGGCAGTGAAGTGGAACAATGTGGTAACGGCGCGCGTTGTTTTGCCCGTTTTGTCCGCATGAAAGGCTTAACCAATAAATACAGCATTAATGTCAGCACTAAAAAAGGCCGTATGGTGCTGAAAGTTGAGAGTTTAGATTCGGTGACGGTCAATATGGGCCAACCGATTTTTGAGCCAAGCAAAATCCCGTTTAAAGCAAAACAAGCAGAAAAGACCTATATTTTACGTGCCGGTGAACATACTTTATTTTGTGGCGCGGTAAGCATGGGTAACCCACATGTGGTGACCATTGTGGAAGATGTCGAGTCTTTTGATGTCGATAATATCGGCCCATTAATGGAAGGGCACGAACGTTTTCCTGAGCGCGTTAATGCCGGTTTTATGCAAATTATTGACCGTCAAAACGTTAAGCTACGTGTATACGAGCGTGGCGCAGGTGAAACGCAGGCTTGTGGTAGCGGCGCGTGTGCTGCGGTGGCAATCGGTATTGATCAAGGAGTACTTGATCAAGAAGTGACGGTACAATTACCGGGCGGTAAGTTGCGTATTTTCTGGCAAGGCCAAGGTAAACCGTTATACATGACCGGCCCTGTGGCGCATGTGTATGACGGCCAAATTAGCTGTTAA
- the xerC gene encoding tyrosine recombinase XerC, protein MNPNFPASLASSLQRFYDYLHHERGLSAHTQSNYQRQLTIMTQQLVDLGVTDWQQVDAGWVRQLASKGMREGLKASSIGTRLSSLRSFFDYLISIDELTANPAKGVSAPKKKRPLPKNLDIDEVGQLLEVNDDDPLSIRDRAMMELMYGAGLRLAELVSIDTQHVQLSVGEIRVIGKGNKERKAPFSGQAKQWLERWLTVRSSLAHQEEPALFVSKRGTRISHRNVQKRMEEWGIKQGVSSHISPHKLRHSFATHMLESSGNLRAVQELLGHENISTTQIYTSLDFQHLAKVYDNAHPRAKKSRSSSNSESDD, encoded by the coding sequence ATGAATCCTAATTTTCCTGCGAGTTTAGCCTCATCACTGCAACGTTTTTATGATTATTTGCATCATGAAAGAGGCTTAAGCGCCCATACCCAATCTAACTACCAGCGTCAGTTAACCATTATGACTCAGCAGTTAGTTGATTTAGGGGTAACGGACTGGCAGCAAGTAGATGCGGGTTGGGTTAGGCAATTGGCCAGTAAAGGTATGCGTGAAGGGTTAAAAGCCAGCAGCATTGGTACGCGTTTATCGTCTTTGCGTAGCTTCTTTGATTATTTAATCTCGATTGATGAATTAACGGCCAACCCAGCGAAAGGGGTGTCCGCGCCGAAGAAAAAACGCCCATTACCGAAGAATTTAGATATTGATGAAGTGGGTCAACTACTTGAAGTGAATGATGATGACCCATTATCGATTCGCGACCGCGCGATGATGGAACTGATGTATGGCGCAGGCTTGCGTTTAGCGGAATTAGTCAGCATTGATACCCAACATGTACAATTAAGCGTCGGTGAAATTCGCGTTATTGGTAAAGGGAACAAAGAGCGTAAAGCGCCTTTTTCTGGCCAAGCCAAACAATGGTTAGAGCGTTGGCTTACTGTGCGTTCGAGTCTGGCTCATCAAGAAGAGCCGGCGTTATTTGTCTCGAAACGTGGTACTCGGATCTCGCATCGCAATGTGCAAAAACGTATGGAAGAATGGGGCATTAAGCAAGGCGTTTCGAGTCATATCAGCCCGCATAAATTGCGCCACTCGTTTGCCACTCATATGTTGGAATCCAGTGGCAATTTAAGAGCGGTACAAGAGTTGCTTGGCCATGAAAATATCTCCACCACCCAAATCTATACTAGTTTAGACTTTCAGCACTTAGCGAAGGTTTATGACAACGCGCACCCGAGGGCCAAAAAGAGTCGCTCGTCATCCAATTCTGAATCGGACGATTAA
- a CDS encoding tRNA-uridine aminocarboxypropyltransferase yields MSSVHSTQTVACPRCGLRYQCICAQRPMLDHTTQIALLTHPNESKRATNTGKLLAHSLPHCQVHVWDRVNPPAELVKQMAEQPSYLLFPSEDAIKASEFKTSINIREGKSQPLFIILDGTWQEAKKMLNKSPWLQSLPKVELASEQASNYRLRRNQAAGNLCTCEVGISLLQQREPQNDLSSLQQYFELFLTVYEADRQHLVYGSRD; encoded by the coding sequence ATGTCTTCAGTACACTCCACTCAGACCGTAGCTTGTCCACGCTGCGGTCTACGTTATCAATGTATTTGTGCTCAACGCCCTATGCTTGATCATACGACGCAAATTGCTCTACTCACTCACCCGAATGAAAGCAAGCGCGCCACTAACACCGGCAAACTTCTCGCTCACAGCTTACCTCATTGCCAAGTGCATGTTTGGGATCGCGTTAACCCACCAGCTGAACTAGTAAAACAAATGGCTGAACAACCCAGTTATTTATTGTTTCCAAGTGAAGATGCGATTAAAGCGAGCGAATTCAAGACTTCGATAAACATCCGTGAAGGGAAAAGCCAACCATTATTTATTATCTTGGATGGCACCTGGCAAGAAGCGAAAAAAATGCTGAATAAAAGCCCGTGGTTGCAGAGTTTACCGAAAGTGGAGTTAGCCAGTGAACAAGCGTCAAATTACCGCCTACGCCGCAATCAAGCAGCAGGCAATCTATGTACCTGTGAAGTTGGAATATCACTGCTACAGCAACGAGAGCCACAAAATGATCTCTCATCATTGCAACAGTATTTTGAGTTGTTTTTAACGGTGTATGAGGCAGATAGGCAGCATTTGGTTTACGGTTCTCGAGACTAG
- a CDS encoding alpha/beta fold hydrolase produces the protein MIKHNKAWQREQGLIEFSQQTLTPFWQSRNEGFIEGQQGKKLYWVSFTRPENTQAILLVNGRIESVYKYQELFWDLVEQGYDVYSYDHRGQGRSERCCADKQLGHVEHFDYYIKDLHHIVEAFDLSRYQKRFILAHSMGGAISTRYLQTHPDHQFDAIALSAPMIGIQMQWYLRPISGPLTKWMSSRSPNPTYAPGQKPYSNKPFETNDLTHSALRYQWFRGLYEQQPEIQLGGVSSHWVNQSLQAAKRCGQEAHKLNLPVLLMQASQDTIVDNAAQRRFINKLNKAKPNTAQLAVIEGARHELFFETDELRSQALAQCLTFFAQQS, from the coding sequence ATGATTAAGCACAATAAAGCATGGCAACGTGAACAAGGGTTAATTGAGTTTTCCCAACAAACCTTAACGCCTTTCTGGCAATCACGAAATGAAGGGTTTATTGAAGGCCAACAAGGCAAGAAATTGTATTGGGTGTCATTCACTCGCCCGGAAAATACTCAAGCGATTTTATTGGTCAATGGTCGTATTGAAAGTGTTTATAAGTACCAAGAATTATTTTGGGATTTAGTCGAACAAGGTTACGACGTGTACTCATACGATCATCGTGGTCAAGGCCGCTCTGAACGTTGCTGCGCCGATAAACAACTCGGTCATGTTGAACATTTCGACTACTACATTAAAGACCTGCATCATATCGTTGAAGCGTTTGATTTAAGTCGTTACCAAAAGCGCTTTATTTTAGCTCACTCGATGGGCGGTGCGATCTCGACTCGCTATCTGCAAACTCACCCAGATCATCAGTTTGATGCGATTGCACTCAGCGCACCAATGATTGGCATCCAAATGCAATGGTATTTGCGACCGATTTCTGGCCCACTCACCAAATGGATGTCATCTCGCAGCCCAAACCCGACTTATGCGCCAGGCCAAAAGCCATATTCGAACAAGCCATTTGAAACCAACGATCTCACGCATAGCGCGCTGCGTTACCAATGGTTTCGCGGCTTATATGAACAGCAACCAGAGATACAACTCGGCGGCGTCAGTAGTCACTGGGTAAATCAATCGTTACAGGCCGCCAAGCGCTGTGGTCAAGAGGCGCATAAATTGAATTTACCAGTACTCTTGATGCAAGCAAGCCAAGATACCATCGTCGATAATGCCGCCCAAAGACGCTTCATTAATAAACTGAATAAAGCCAAACCCAATACTGCACAGCTTGCGGTGATTGAGGGTGCGCGCCACGAATTATTTTTTGAAACCGATGAACTGCGCAGCCAAGCACTGGCACAATGCTTGACCTTTTTTGCGCAGCAATCTTAA
- a CDS encoding metalloregulator ArsR/SmtB family transcription factor encodes MLPHQFFKMLSDETRIRCLLLIAREGQLCVCELTEALQESQPKISRHLAQLRQSGLLVDTRKGQWVYYQLAQDLPGWLRKVVEGLKQSQCLQQQYLQDSERLHQMVERPVCC; translated from the coding sequence ATGTTGCCACATCAGTTTTTTAAAATGTTATCTGACGAAACGCGCATACGTTGTTTGTTATTGATTGCTCGTGAAGGGCAGTTATGCGTGTGTGAACTGACAGAAGCATTGCAAGAAAGCCAACCGAAAATTTCACGTCATTTAGCGCAATTACGCCAATCCGGATTATTGGTTGATACGCGTAAAGGTCAATGGGTGTATTACCAACTAGCACAAGATTTACCCGGTTGGTTGCGTAAAGTGGTTGAGGGGTTAAAGCAATCTCAATGTTTACAACAACAGTATTTACAAGATAGTGAACGCTTACATCAAATGGTCGAAAGACCGGTGTGTTGTTAA
- a CDS encoding Cof-type HAD-IIB family hydrolase — translation MSNNTLSQSALQDVHIVASDLDGTLLLPDHTLGAFTKQTLKKLHQQGMTFIFATGRHHVDVESFRASAGIPAYMITSNGARVHSPDNELLYSKDLPGDVIQPIVDIIKQDPTHRIHIYRSNDWLTDKEDLKLSKHHQESGFNYSLFDVNNAPTEDIAKLFFTHPEHEHLAAYEQQLKEQFGDRISIAFSTPWCLEMMAPNVSKGDALLAVANKLGKELEHCIAFGDGMNDVEMLAAAHKGLIMGTAHDKVMKALPNNQVIGSSSDEAVAHYLEDHLL, via the coding sequence ATGTCAAACAACACGCTTTCTCAATCTGCTCTACAAGATGTACATATTGTGGCATCTGATCTCGATGGCACGCTATTGTTGCCCGATCACACCTTAGGTGCTTTCACCAAACAAACGCTCAAAAAACTGCACCAACAAGGCATGACCTTTATCTTTGCTACCGGTCGCCATCATGTTGATGTGGAAAGTTTCCGTGCCAGTGCTGGCATTCCGGCTTATATGATCACCTCCAATGGTGCTCGCGTTCACTCACCGGATAACGAGCTACTGTACAGCAAGGACCTACCTGGCGATGTCATTCAACCGATTGTCGATATCATCAAACAAGATCCAACTCATCGTATTCATATCTATCGCAGCAACGATTGGTTAACCGACAAAGAAGATCTTAAGCTCAGCAAACATCACCAAGAATCGGGCTTTAATTATTCATTATTTGATGTGAATAACGCCCCCACTGAAGACATTGCGAAATTATTCTTTACCCACCCAGAGCACGAACACCTCGCCGCTTATGAACAGCAACTTAAAGAGCAATTTGGTGATCGCATCAGTATCGCGTTCTCAACGCCATGGTGTTTAGAAATGATGGCGCCAAATGTGTCGAAAGGCGATGCCTTGTTGGCGGTTGCGAACAAGCTCGGCAAAGAACTGGAGCATTGCATCGCCTTTGGTGACGGCATGAATGATGTAGAAATGCTGGCCGCAGCGCATAAAGGCTTGATCATGGGGACGGCTCACGACAAAGTCATGAAAGCATTACCAAACAATCAAGTGATTGGTAGTAGCTCAGATGAAGCGGTCGCGCATTATTTAGAAGACCACTTACTCTAA
- a CDS encoding EVE domain-containing protein, with product MAYWLFKTEPDTFSIDTLRVQNVSCWEGVRNYQARNMLRDEVKVGDEVLIYHSSCKKIGVAGIAKVVKAAYPDHFQFDPESPYFDIKSDSSNPRWVMVDIEFVRKTSRIISLAEMKTMPELDNMPLVKRGNRLSIMPVTEFEWQAILDKE from the coding sequence ATGGCATATTGGTTATTTAAAACTGAACCGGACACCTTTTCGATTGATACTTTGCGAGTGCAAAATGTGTCGTGTTGGGAGGGAGTCCGCAATTATCAAGCCCGCAATATGTTGCGTGATGAAGTGAAAGTGGGGGATGAGGTGTTGATCTACCATTCTTCCTGCAAAAAAATCGGTGTTGCAGGTATCGCCAAAGTGGTGAAAGCTGCCTACCCGGACCATTTTCAATTTGATCCCGAAAGTCCGTATTTTGATATTAAATCCGATTCGAGTAACCCTCGTTGGGTGATGGTCGATATTGAGTTTGTTCGCAAAACCAGTCGCATTATTAGTTTGGCTGAAATGAAAACAATGCCTGAACTAGACAACATGCCGTTAGTCAAAAGAGGAAATCGTTTGTCGATCATGCCGGTGACAGAATTTGAATGGCAGGCGATTTTAGATAAAGAATAG
- a CDS encoding cyclin-dependent kinase inhibitor 3 family protein, translating to MTHPTWLLPLNQQGSGLVLTPCPGTKGVDLSSSLEQLKSQGVTVVVTALSDEELAEKSIEQLGEQVQALGMQWFQLVIEDDCAPDASFQMKWDAVSPHIQAALHNDQKVAMHCMGGSGRTGLLAAHALLERDWILDDIVREVKALRPGAFSKPVQVEYIQQVAARY from the coding sequence ATGACACATCCAACATGGCTATTGCCGTTAAATCAACAAGGTTCAGGGTTAGTGCTTACTCCGTGTCCAGGTACTAAAGGTGTTGATTTGTCTTCATCGTTAGAACAATTAAAGTCACAAGGTGTGACGGTTGTGGTGACAGCATTAAGTGATGAAGAGCTCGCTGAGAAATCCATTGAGCAATTAGGTGAGCAAGTACAAGCGTTAGGTATGCAGTGGTTTCAATTAGTGATTGAAGACGATTGTGCTCCGGATGCGAGCTTTCAGATGAAATGGGACGCGGTTAGTCCTCACATTCAAGCAGCATTACACAATGACCAAAAAGTGGCGATGCACTGTATGGGCGGCTCTGGTCGAACCGGTTTGCTGGCTGCACATGCTTTGCTTGAACGTGATTGGATTCTTGATGATATTGTTCGTGAGGTAAAAGCATTGAGACCGGGGGCGTTTAGCAAGCCCGTTCAAGTGGAATACATTCAGCAAGTGGCGGCTCGATACTAG
- a CDS encoding DUF484 family protein has product MQPDHLTAETVAEYLKDNPDFFLHRPELVDRLAISHQHQGAVSLVEVQMRRQRQRIEELEEDITQMMSLAAKNDRTFHQLMDLQKSLLACQSIAALDQEIMQYSRKIGLKSHLLLLDHAKTDWHLSSETYKRFVTNHLNGKDAYLGRLNRQDRYALFGGDRFANNEMSELGSYVILPLAAHNKKLGLLAFSSQEGGHFQPEMDTLFLRHLTELVTFMVQLLDEQVESSELETLSCANES; this is encoded by the coding sequence ATGCAACCGGATCATTTGACTGCCGAAACGGTAGCAGAATATTTAAAAGATAATCCTGATTTCTTTTTACATCGTCCTGAGCTGGTGGACCGCTTAGCGATTTCCCATCAGCATCAAGGCGCGGTGTCTTTGGTGGAAGTACAAATGCGCCGTCAACGTCAGCGCATTGAAGAGCTAGAAGAAGATATCACGCAAATGATGTCTTTGGCGGCCAAAAATGATCGTACGTTTCATCAGTTGATGGATTTGCAAAAGTCGTTACTCGCTTGTCAATCAATCGCAGCGCTTGATCAAGAAATCATGCAATATAGCCGCAAGATCGGCTTAAAATCTCACCTTTTATTGCTTGATCATGCTAAGACCGATTGGCATTTATCATCCGAGACCTATAAACGATTTGTCACCAACCATCTCAATGGTAAAGATGCCTACCTTGGGCGTTTAAATCGCCAGGATCGCTACGCGTTATTTGGTGGTGATCGTTTTGCCAATAATGAAATGTCTGAATTAGGCTCTTACGTAATTTTGCCTTTGGCGGCGCATAATAAAAAATTAGGTTTATTGGCTTTTTCTAGTCAAGAAGGCGGCCATTTCCAACCCGAAATGGACACTTTATTTTTGCGTCACCTGACCGAATTAGTCACTTTTATGGTTCAGTTGCTGGATGAGCAAGTGGAATCGAGCGAACTAGAAACCTTAAGTTGCGCCAATGAATCCTAA
- the lysA gene encoding diaminopimelate decarboxylase — protein sequence MDFFNYQDDGQLWAEDVSLTQLAQQYGTPLYVYSRATLERHWKAFDSSVADHPHLVCYAVKANSNIGVLNVLARLGSGFDIVSGGELERVIAAGGDPKKVVFSGVGKTPAEMKRALELGIKCFNVESEPELERLNKVAGELGVIAPISLRINPDVDAHTHPYISTGLRDNKFGIAFDRAPQVYKFASSLENLDVQGIDCHIGSQLTDLAPFIDATDRLLALIDQLTEQGINIRHLDVGGGLGVVYRDELPPQPSEYAKALLSRLENHGHLELVFEPGRAIAANAGVLLTKVELLKPTEHKNFAVIDAAMNDLIRPALYQAWMDIVPVAPRQGQPTTYDLVGPICETGDFLGKDRELVLEEGDLLAVRSAGAYGFVMASNYNTRARAAEVMVDGSAVHLVRQREALSSLWELENILPE from the coding sequence TTGGATTTTTTTAATTATCAGGATGATGGTCAGCTGTGGGCTGAAGACGTCTCTCTTACGCAATTAGCGCAACAATATGGTACGCCACTTTATGTCTATTCTCGTGCCACTTTAGAGCGCCATTGGAAAGCATTTGATTCTTCGGTGGCCGATCATCCGCATTTAGTCTGTTATGCGGTGAAAGCCAATTCGAACATTGGTGTATTGAATGTGCTTGCTCGCCTAGGTTCTGGATTTGATATCGTGTCTGGTGGTGAACTTGAGCGAGTGATTGCCGCCGGTGGCGATCCGAAAAAGGTGGTGTTTTCCGGGGTAGGTAAAACACCCGCTGAAATGAAACGCGCATTAGAGCTTGGCATTAAATGCTTTAACGTTGAGTCAGAGCCTGAACTTGAGCGATTAAATAAAGTCGCGGGTGAGCTTGGGGTGATTGCTCCGATTTCTTTACGTATTAACCCGGATGTTGATGCGCATACTCATCCTTATATTTCGACTGGTTTACGTGATAATAAATTTGGTATCGCGTTTGATCGCGCGCCACAAGTGTATAAGTTTGCTAGTAGCCTAGAGAATTTAGACGTACAGGGTATTGACTGTCATATCGGTTCTCAATTAACCGATCTTGCGCCGTTTATCGATGCCACCGATCGTTTACTTGCGTTGATCGACCAACTGACTGAACAAGGCATTAATATCCGTCACCTTGATGTCGGTGGTGGTTTAGGCGTGGTGTATCGTGATGAGTTGCCCCCACAACCTTCCGAGTACGCAAAAGCCTTGCTATCTCGTTTAGAAAACCATGGCCATTTAGAGTTAGTGTTTGAGCCGGGACGTGCCATTGCGGCGAATGCCGGTGTACTACTAACCAAAGTAGAACTACTCAAACCTACTGAGCATAAAAACTTTGCAGTGATTGATGCGGCGATGAATGATTTGATTCGTCCAGCGTTATATCAAGCTTGGATGGATATTGTGCCGGTTGCTCCGCGTCAAGGCCAGCCAACCACTTATGATTTGGTTGGGCCTATTTGTGAAACTGGAGACTTTTTAGGTAAAGACCGTGAGTTAGTGCTTGAAGAGGGTGATTTACTGGCAGTACGTTCTGCTGGCGCTTATGGTTTTGTGATGGCTTCTAACTACAATACGCGTGCTCGTGCAGCTGAAGTAATGGTGGATGGCTCTGCTGTTCATCTTGTTCGTCAGCGAGAAGCATTAAGCAGTTTGTGGGAATTGGAAAATATCCTACCAGAATAA
- the yigB gene encoding 5-amino-6-(5-phospho-D-ribitylamino)uracil phosphatase YigB, with amino-acid sequence MSLRFYRNIPTIKAMTFDLDDTLYDNHPVIAGLEQKTADWMHQHHPISQNMTHQEWRWLKLKLAEQTPFLQSDVSEWRFQQIRQGLMHLGYDDPKASQAAKSAMDQVVIWRHQIDVPELTHQVMSQLKQQMPLIAITNGNVNPDKIGLGAYFDLVLNAGPDGWAKPHAQMFDTALAHLGLPAEHVLHVGDNLISDVAGAKHAGMSACWINDYQKSLKHEDDGRVLPDVEITTLEDLLVLRSS; translated from the coding sequence ATGTCATTACGCTTTTATCGCAATATTCCCACCATTAAAGCCATGACGTTTGATTTAGACGATACCTTGTACGATAACCACCCTGTGATTGCTGGGCTTGAACAAAAAACCGCAGATTGGATGCATCAACATCACCCCATCAGTCAAAACATGACGCATCAAGAGTGGCGTTGGCTGAAACTCAAATTAGCTGAACAAACCCCTTTTCTACAAAGTGATGTTTCGGAATGGCGCTTTCAACAAATTCGTCAGGGATTAATGCATTTGGGCTACGATGATCCTAAAGCCTCCCAAGCGGCGAAATCGGCGATGGATCAAGTGGTGATTTGGCGTCATCAAATTGACGTGCCTGAGCTTACCCACCAGGTGATGTCTCAACTCAAACAGCAGATGCCATTGATCGCGATTACCAACGGCAACGTCAACCCAGATAAGATTGGCCTTGGTGCGTATTTTGATTTGGTACTTAACGCCGGCCCAGATGGTTGGGCAAAACCACATGCTCAAATGTTTGATACGGCTTTGGCGCATTTAGGTTTGCCGGCTGAACATGTCTTACACGTAGGAGATAATTTAATTTCAGACGTCGCAGGTGCGAAACATGCTGGTATGAGTGCCTGTTGGATCAACGATTATCAAAAATCGCTCAAGCATGAAGATGATGGGCGAGTGCTGCCGGATGTGGAGATCACCACGCTTGAGGATTTATTGGTTTTACGTAGCTCGTAG
- the arsJ gene encoding organoarsenical effux MFS transporter ArsJ produces MFAHLDRQVRQYMLVTFNYWNFTLTDGALRMLVVLYFHDLGYSTLAIASLFLFYEFFGVVTNLVGGWLGARLGLNKTMNIGLFMQIMALLMLALPNPWLTIPWVMAAQAMSGIAKDLNKMSAKSAIKTLVPNDQQGALYHWVAVLTGSKNALKGVGFFIGGLLLSLMGFQSSMLLMASVLVLVLFGSLNWLEADIGKAKSKPKFSQMFSKSPAINILSAARMFLFGARDVWFVVALPVYLGSVFGWPHLWVGGFLALWVIGYGFVQGLAPRLTGKAKGKVPDGRAALLWAFALTIVTGLVAYGVQLQWQPQMVIVVGLLIFGAFFAVNSSLHSYLIVSYAKGDGVSMDVGFYYMANAMGRLIGTILSGWIFQIAGLAACLWVSFAFLALTCVISMWLPKQGH; encoded by the coding sequence ATGTTTGCCCATTTAGATCGCCAAGTTCGCCAGTACATGTTGGTGACGTTTAATTATTGGAACTTCACCTTAACCGACGGCGCTTTACGCATGCTGGTGGTGTTGTATTTCCATGATTTGGGTTACAGCACGTTAGCCATTGCCTCATTATTCTTGTTCTATGAATTCTTTGGGGTGGTGACAAATCTGGTCGGGGGCTGGTTAGGCGCTCGTCTCGGGCTAAATAAAACCATGAATATTGGTTTGTTTATGCAAATTATGGCTTTGTTGATGTTAGCGCTTCCTAACCCGTGGTTAACGATTCCTTGGGTAATGGCAGCCCAAGCCATGTCAGGTATTGCCAAAGATTTAAATAAAATGAGTGCCAAAAGTGCAATCAAAACCTTAGTGCCTAATGATCAACAAGGGGCGCTCTATCATTGGGTGGCGGTGCTGACTGGATCAAAAAATGCTTTGAAAGGCGTGGGGTTCTTTATTGGTGGTCTATTGCTATCTTTGATGGGATTTCAGTCTTCGATGCTGCTGATGGCGAGCGTGTTAGTGCTGGTATTATTCGGTAGCTTGAACTGGCTAGAAGCGGATATAGGCAAAGCCAAATCGAAACCAAAATTCAGCCAAATGTTTTCCAAGTCTCCTGCTATCAATATCTTATCTGCGGCACGAATGTTTTTATTTGGCGCGCGCGATGTGTGGTTTGTGGTCGCGTTGCCAGTATATCTTGGTAGTGTATTTGGTTGGCCACATTTATGGGTGGGTGGCTTTTTAGCGTTATGGGTGATTGGTTATGGCTTTGTACAAGGCTTGGCACCTAGACTGACCGGTAAAGCCAAAGGTAAAGTGCCCGATGGTCGTGCGGCTTTGTTATGGGCATTCGCTTTAACCATAGTCACTGGTTTAGTCGCTTATGGGGTGCAACTGCAATGGCAGCCGCAAATGGTGATTGTGGTTGGCTTGTTGATTTTTGGCGCGTTCTTTGCCGTTAACTCTTCGCTGCATTCTTATTTAATTGTCAGTTATGCCAAGGGCGATGGTGTCTCTATGGATGTTGGCTTCTATTATATGGCAAATGCAATGGGGCGTTTGATAGGTACCATACTCTCTGGTTGGATATTTCAAATCGCGGGGCTTGCGGCATGTTTGTGGGTGTCTTTTGCCTTTTTAGCGCTGACTTGTGTGATTTCGATGTGGCTGCCTAAGCAAGGGCATTGA
- a CDS encoding ArsJ-associated glyceraldehyde-3-phosphate dehydrogenase produces MTIKVGINGFGRIGRLALRAAFDWPELEFVRINDVAGDAETLAHLLEFDSVQGRWAHRVTVEGQSMVINGKKISVTQQKDIQVVDWSDCDVVIEATGVHRKTRFLNQYLEQGVKRVVVSAPVKEEGIANIVVGVNEDIFDPQQHRIVTAASCTTNCIAPVVKVIHEKLGIEQSSFTTIHDLTNTQTILDAPHKDLRRARACGMSLIPTSTGSATAIVEIFPDLKGKINGHAVRVPLANASLTDIVFDVKRDTTAEEVNALLKEASQGELKGILGFEEKPLVSIDYRGDQRSTIVDALSTMVVGTRMVKIYAWYDNEMGYATRTAELVRKVGLA; encoded by the coding sequence ATGACGATTAAAGTGGGCATTAATGGATTTGGCAGGATTGGTCGTTTGGCGTTACGTGCCGCATTTGATTGGCCAGAGCTAGAATTTGTGCGTATCAATGATGTGGCAGGTGATGCGGAGACGTTAGCGCATTTATTGGAGTTTGATTCGGTGCAAGGCCGTTGGGCGCATCGTGTTACCGTTGAAGGCCAATCTATGGTGATCAATGGTAAGAAGATTAGCGTGACGCAACAAAAAGACATTCAAGTGGTCGATTGGTCGGATTGTGATGTGGTGATCGAAGCCACGGGTGTGCATCGTAAAACTCGCTTCCTTAATCAATACCTAGAACAAGGTGTCAAACGTGTCGTCGTGTCAGCCCCTGTAAAAGAAGAAGGCATTGCCAATATTGTGGTGGGGGTTAATGAGGATATTTTCGATCCGCAGCAACACCGTATTGTAACGGCGGCTTCTTGTACCACGAACTGTATTGCTCCGGTGGTCAAAGTGATCCATGAAAAGCTGGGAATTGAGCAATCTTCTTTTACCACGATTCATGATTTAACCAATACGCAAACCATTCTAGATGCGCCGCATAAAGATCTGCGTCGTGCGCGTGCATGTGGCATGAGTTTAATTCCAACCTCGACCGGTTCTGCGACGGCTATCGTGGAAATTTTCCCAGACTTAAAAGGTAAGATTAATGGCCATGCTGTACGCGTCCCACTGGCCAATGCATCGTTAACCGATATTGTGTTTGATGTGAAGCGAGATACCACAGCCGAAGAAGTGAATGCGTTATTAAAAGAAGCCTCGCAAGGTGAGTTGAAGGGCATTTTGGGGTTTGAAGAGAAGCCTTTAGTGTCGATTGATTATCGTGGCGATCAGCGTTCGACGATTGTGGATGCATTATCCACCATGGTAGTTGGGACTCGCATGGTGAAAATCTACGCTTGGTATGACAATGAAATGGGCTACGCCACTCGCACTGCGGAGTTGGTTCGTAAAGTTGGCTTGGCTTAA